The sequence below is a genomic window from Candidatus Deferrimicrobium sp..
TGAGGAAGCTCCTGAGGAGCTTCTTCACGTTCATCTTCGGCTGGCATCTGATTCGTCATTCCGAGGTAGATACCGACCACTCCGGCAGGTTATTGGCTCCTGTGGCGGCCTGAAACGGGTTTATCAGGGACGACTAATTAAATCGTTCATTGGCGATGGGTTACGCAAACCTCATCATCGGTGCAAACATTGCAAATATTTACTTTTAATTTTCTATGAAAGAATATAAGAGTGGACTGGTGGGGTTGATTGGCCACCGCATGAGGTGGATGAGGCAGCAGGGAATGCTCATATGAAACAATACATTGATATTAAATACTATGCACTTTCCATAGCTCTCCTTGTATCGATACTTTCACTATGCGCATCTGCTTTAGCAGATCAGAATTATAACCCAATCACTAAACAATATGATACCGTTACTCCCAATTCAACATTAAAATATAATCCATCCTCTAATCAATTGGAGACCGTTTCCCCCCAAGAAATACTAAAATATAACCCGTACGCCAATAAATGGGGATATTCGGCCCCAAATGCCATACCAACATATAATCCACATCAAAACACATGGGATATGGCCCCACCAGATTATCAGTTAAAGTATAATCCAATGACAGGCAAGTGGGAAAGAGCAAGTCCAGAATCAAAACTTAAATATAATCCTGTTAATCACGAATGGAAATATGTTCCCTGAGTACAACTCACACAACAATCGAGTGATAATACCTATCGAGGGAGGGTTCGTCGGATCCGGATTCGCACATCTTCATCTCCCCCGAATAACGGCAAGGTTCCGAAGAGCACGGGATTGGGGGTTAACCTCTTCGCTGGGACTTCTCAGGAACGTCCCGGTTCTTCGGTTTACGGCCGTTGCGGCCGGTATTTGTCCTTCAGCCCGACGATGCGGTTGAAGACGGGAGCGCCGGGCTTCGAGTCGATCTCGTCGGCGATGAAGTAGCCGAGGCGAACGAACTGGAAACGGTCCCCGGGGGCGGCGGACGCGAGATCGGGTTCGACGAGACTGTCCCGCAACACCTCCACCGAGGCCGGGTTCAGAAACTCCTTGAACGTCTTCCCCTCCTCCTCGTTCTCGGGATCGGCGACAGTGAACAACCGGTCGTACAAGCGGACTTCAGCCGGGACTGCGTGCGTAGCCGACACCCACTGGATCGCGGTCGTCTTCTTCCGTTCGCCCCTGGCAGGCGCGCCGCGAGACTCCGGGTCGTACGAGCAGCGGAGCTCCAGCACATCGCCCGTGGCCGGGTCGAGAACAACCTCGTCGCACCGGATGAAGTACCCGCCCATGAGACGTGCTTCCCCGCCCGGTCGCAGACGCCGCCAATCGGCCGGAGGCTCGGCGGAGAAATCAGTCCGGTCAATCCGGATCTCGCGCGTGAGGGGGACTTTGCGCGTCCCTTCCTTGCCGGTGTCCCGGGGCCACAGGGGGATGTCCAGTCCTTCCACGCGGTCGGCCGCCCAATTCGTGATCGTCACCTTGAGAGGCCGCAGAACCGCCATCGCCCGCGGCGCACGAACGTTCAGGTCGTCCCGGATGGCGTCCTCGAGCAGCTCCATGCTGACGCGGCTGTTCGCCTTGTCCACGCCGATGCGCGCGGCGAAGAGGCGGATCCCCTCGGGAGCGTACCCGCGACGGCGCATCCCGGCGATCGTCGGCATGCGGGGATCGTCCCAGCCCGAGACCAGGCGTTCCTCCACCAACTGGAGGAGTTTCCGTTTGCTCATCACGGTGTAGTCGAGGTTCAGCCGCGCGAACTCGTACTGGCGCGGGCGTGGCTCGGGAAAAAGGTTGTCGACGAGCCAGTCGTAGATCGGCCGGTTGTTCTCGAACTCGAGGGTGCAGATGGAATGCGTGATCCCCTCGATCGCGTCGGAGAGCGGGTGGGCGAAATCGTACATCGGGTAGACGCACCAGGCGTCTCCCCGGCGGTAATGCGTGGCGTGGCGGATGCGGTATAGCAGCGGGTCGCGCAACTTCATGTTCCGGGCCCCCATATCCATCTTCGCGCGCAGCACGTGTGCGCCGTCGGGGAACTCCCCCGCCCTCATGCGGGCGAAGAGATCGAGGTTCTCTTCCACCGTGCGGTTCCGATAGGGGCTGTCGACACCCGGGTCCGTGACCGTACCGCGGCCTTTCCGGATCTCCTCATCGCTCTGGGTGTCCACGTACGCCTTCCCGTCCCGGATCAGACGGATCGCCAGCTCATACAGTTTTTCGTAATAATCCGAGGCGAAGAAGAGCTTTTCTTTCCAGTCGAAACCGAGCCAGCGCACATCGCGTTGGATCGATTCGACGTATTTCATATCTTCGGTTTCCGGGTTCGTGTCGTCGAACCGCATGTGGCAGACGCCGCCGAACTCCACGGCGATGCCGAAGTTGATGCAGATCGACTTCGCGTGGCCGATGTGCAGGAAGCCGTTCGGCTCGGGGGGGAAGCGCGTCGCCACCCGGCCGCCATAGACGCCTGATTCGGTGTCGCGCCGGACGATCTCCCGGAGGAAGTCGAGGGTCTCCCGCATACCGTGCATCCTACGCATTTCGAAGGGTCCCTGTCAAAAGGGGGGCGGGATTGACGTGAACCTGGGCAATGTATCCAATATAATGGCTTATATCCTACGTTATAATGGTTTCTATCATGGTTCACGGGGAAGGGATGCGGAAGCCGGTCTATCTGGCAGTATTGGGGATTTCCGTCGTCGTGGCGGCCGTTTCGCTCGGCGTCACCCTGACCCGGTACCTCGGCATGCGCGCATACTCCCCGAAGGGCACGGCCCAGGCGGCCGCATCCCCCGCCGGACGCGCCCTTCCCGACATACCGCCGGAACAGTGGAACAACCTCTTCGCCCCCGGGGACGGGATGAATTTGGCATCCCGGCTTCCCGCGGTGAACGCCAAGTCCGGTTCACAGGCGTCGCGAACCGCTTTCGTCCTCGTGGGGACGATCGTCTCCTCCACCTCCTCCGCCCGCCGGGCGATCCTTTGGGCGAGCAGCATGAAGGAACCGAAGGCGTTCCGGGAAAAAGACGAGGTCGAGCCCGGGGCGTTCCTGGCCTCCGTCGAGCGTGACAAGGTGTGGATCACACGCGGGAAGGAGCGGGAAAAACTGGAGATCCTCCCCGTGGGAAGCCGTGCCCGCCCGGCGGCGACGGGATCGCCGACGGTCGCCCCGACGGTCGCCTCCGCGGTACCGCAGCCGGCCCCCTCCCCCGCCATGCTTCCCCGTCCCGGACCGGCGGCCTTGCCCGGTACGTTGCCCGACAGGACGCAGGCGCTGGTGGTTGCCCCCAAAGCTTCCCCCGGGGGGGAGGATGAGGAGGATATCAGCCCGCGGGAACGGCGCCGGAGAAACCGGGGTCTACGGTAGTGACGGGACGCTTCGCGGTTGACGAACGATCAGTGATGCGTCCAATATGTGTGTTTATATACGTTCTTCCGGGGAGTGGATGCGAAAGCCGGCATACCTCGTGGTTTTGGGGATTTCCATCGTCG
It includes:
- a CDS encoding glutamine--tRNA ligase/YqeY domain fusion protein, whose protein sequence is MRETLDFLREIVRRDTESGVYGGRVATRFPPEPNGFLHIGHAKSICINFGIAVEFGGVCHMRFDDTNPETEDMKYVESIQRDVRWLGFDWKEKLFFASDYYEKLYELAIRLIRDGKAYVDTQSDEEIRKGRGTVTDPGVDSPYRNRTVEENLDLFARMRAGEFPDGAHVLRAKMDMGARNMKLRDPLLYRIRHATHYRRGDAWCVYPMYDFAHPLSDAIEGITHSICTLEFENNRPIYDWLVDNLFPEPRPRQYEFARLNLDYTVMSKRKLLQLVEERLVSGWDDPRMPTIAGMRRRGYAPEGIRLFAARIGVDKANSRVSMELLEDAIRDDLNVRAPRAMAVLRPLKVTITNWAADRVEGLDIPLWPRDTGKEGTRKVPLTREIRIDRTDFSAEPPADWRRLRPGGEARLMGGYFIRCDEVVLDPATGDVLELRCSYDPESRGAPARGERKKTTAIQWVSATHAVPAEVRLYDRLFTVADPENEEEGKTFKEFLNPASVEVLRDSLVEPDLASAAPGDRFQFVRLGYFIADEIDSKPGAPVFNRIVGLKDKYRPQRP